A window of Littorina saxatilis isolate snail1 linkage group LG7, US_GU_Lsax_2.0, whole genome shotgun sequence contains these coding sequences:
- the LOC138970618 gene encoding uncharacterized protein: protein MADNRSAGDHGGTAEDKGPPSSKQDLEKETTQESQLKVGLWGEGDEEVIEYPVLFPDCEKCKEYQGKNGDKLFFLFHQDDIVRPDGTIRKKSLHKFFKHINALMNVKGGIIFIHSQQCVPFRPFDIAVDDRINGMIADATLFHSNFDRLFLDYNHCIFRVKDTNSPNVSTFRFFTDLLINERLVDPTQGNMRKIVEDCASEAPYLGSFEAPYHHRAPKEFRAGEQVQMYQGFSTHLHHADLDLISQKDGKDMGAKALNYWWEDFDLPNYITAVCKLRVGGSLYLGMRPEDPIAAEREKEKQQQREREEGKEKGQEEQQEEGKEEESEDSDDESAAKIRCTSSSGSDSDSEPPRRSRRMSILTKFFADGLKLTTSDRETFEAELERRIKDDMMWYPSYPSDEGQVATATFHTLIGGETDMCVIEVKVKRFNGMAFYNKTGPEAFNAVKRDGKSVIERVPFKEYITRFDFNSFI from the exons ATGGCTGACAACAGGTCAGCTGGGGATCATGGTGGGACGGCTGAAGATAAAGGACCACCGTCATCAAAGCAAGACCTGGAAAAGGAGACGACACAGGAATCACAGTTGAAAGTTGGCCT ATGGGGAGAAGGTGATGAAGAAGTAATCGAGTATCCAGTGTTATTCCCAG ACTGCGAAAAGTGCAAGGAGTACCAGGGTAAGAATGGCGACAAACTGTTTTTCCTGTTTCACCAAGACGACATCGTGCGCCCTGACGGCACCATTCGCAAGAAGAGCCTGCACAAGTTCTTCAAGCACATCAACGCTCTGATGAACGTCAAGGGAGGCATCATCTTCATCCACAGTCAGCAGTGCGTGCCCTTCAGACCCTTTGACATTGCTGTGGATGACAG GATAAACGGCATGATCGCAGATGCCACGCTGTTCCATTCAAACTTTGATCGTCTCTTTCTGGACTACAACCACTGCATCTTCCGCGTGAAAGACACCAACAGTCCTAACGTCAGCACGTTCCGCTTCTTCACGGACCTGCTGATAAACGAACGCCTGGTAGACCCTACGCAGGGAAACATGAGGAAAATCGTGGAGGATTGTGCCAGCGAAGCGCCTTACCTGGGGTCGTTCGAGGCGCCCTATCACCACAGAGCACCCAAGGAGTTTAGGGCTGGAGAGCAG gTGCAGATGTACCAAGGGTTCAGCACGCACCTGCACCACGCTGACCTTGACCTCATTTCTCAGAAGGACGGCAAAGACATGGGAGCAAAGGCGCTCAACTATTGGTGGGAGGACTTCGACCTGCCCAACTACATCACTGCGGTTTGCAAGCTGCGCGTGGGAGGGTCCCTGTATCTTGGCATGCGTCCTGAGGACCCCATCGcagctgagagagagaaggagaaacagCAGCAGCGAGAACGCGAGGAGGGAAAAGAGAAGGGGCAAGAGGAGCAACAGGAGGAGGGGAAGGAGGAAGAATCGGAAGACAGCGACGACGAATCTGCTGCCAAAATTCGTTGCACTTCTTCCTCTGGGTCCGACTCGGACAGCGAACCTCCTCGCCGAAGCCGAAGAATGTCCATCCTCACCAAGTTCTTCGCAGACGGTCTCAAGCTGACCACGTCGGATCGCGAAACGTTCGAGGCGGAGCTTGAGCGTAGAATAAAAGATGACATGATGTGGTACCCGAGTTACCCTAGCGATGAGGGACAGGTTGCTACGGCGACGTTCCACACCCTGATTGGCGGAGAGACGGACATGTGTGTGATCGAAGTCAAGGTGAAGCGCTTTAACGGCATGGCTTTCTACAACAAGACGGGGCCGGAGGCTTTCAACGCGGTGAAACGGGACGGTAAATCTGTCATTGAGCGTGTTCCTTTTAAGGAGTATATTACAAGGTTTGACTTCAATTCATTCATTTGA